A region of Nitrospirota bacterium DNA encodes the following proteins:
- a CDS encoding nitroreductase family protein, giving the protein MDVIQAIKERRSINFFEPGRKLSDEKIRELIEAAKLAPSSMNLQPWRVIVVKDNDKKKALRKCAYDQPKIEEASAVLIMIADPGSLEQSIETVLKSWVDLGYMKPEMVETYKGMAGGLYGTVDSLRRKVFAVKNTSILAMNIMLAARGLGLETHPMDGFDEDCIKKEFTIPPDKIIPMLITVGYLRSGITLLPRAYRKSFEDFVTFDSY; this is encoded by the coding sequence ATGGACGTTATACAGGCGATAAAAGAGAGACGTTCGATCAATTTTTTCGAGCCGGGCCGGAAGCTGTCTGATGAAAAGATCAGAGAGCTCATTGAAGCCGCGAAATTGGCGCCGTCTTCGATGAACCTCCAGCCCTGGAGAGTCATTGTGGTTAAGGACAATGACAAGAAAAAAGCCCTGAGGAAGTGCGCATATGATCAGCCGAAGATTGAAGAGGCCTCTGCGGTCCTTATCATGATCGCTGATCCCGGGTCCCTGGAGCAGAGCATCGAGACGGTACTCAAGAGCTGGGTTGATCTCGGATACATGAAACCGGAGATGGTTGAGACTTATAAGGGCATGGCAGGGGGGCTGTACGGCACTGTGGACAGTCTCAGGCGGAAGGTCTTTGCAGTCAAGAACACGTCAATACTCGCCATGAACATCATGCTTGCAGCAAGAGGATTAGGGCTCGAAACCCATCCCATGGACGGTTTTGACGAGGACTGCATCAAGAAAGAATTTACTATTCCGCCTGACAAGATCATCCCCATGCTGATCACGGTTGGATACCTGAGGTCTGGTATAACCCTTCTGCCCAGGGCGTACAGGAAGAGTTTTGAGGATTTTGTGACGTTTGACAGTTATTAA
- a CDS encoding choice-of-anchor D domain-containing protein — protein sequence MKKIWICAVLLLPLLTGTGYCEEAGCLQTKNNWIIRVVSEGVANPFGFVLEVTDPLTGALVTHDKIKAFSGAAPPFHCLNPDSSTTNLCLIEANAQHTDVSLACDAAAGTAYVFHDSGGQPFLNTIKDITLVSVGTPILTPSATLLNFGTITVNTTANAALTARNTGTANLTITSVTSPAAPFTKISDTCTGATLIPNGTCAITVRFAPTNAIVYNGSFNILSNGGNATISLTGTGKASGGGIGMGF from the coding sequence ATGAAGAAGATATGGATATGCGCGGTGCTGTTACTTCCCCTTTTGACAGGGACAGGGTATTGTGAAGAGGCTGGTTGTCTTCAGACTAAGAATAACTGGATAATACGGGTTGTGTCAGAGGGAGTAGCAAATCCCTTTGGCTTTGTTCTCGAGGTTACTGACCCGTTAACCGGAGCACTCGTAACCCACGACAAAATCAAGGCTTTTTCAGGAGCGGCTCCGCCCTTCCATTGCCTGAATCCGGACAGTTCAACGACGAATCTCTGTCTTATTGAAGCGAATGCTCAGCATACCGATGTCAGCCTTGCCTGTGACGCAGCAGCCGGCACGGCATATGTTTTTCACGACAGTGGCGGTCAGCCTTTCCTCAATACTATCAAAGACATAACCTTAGTATCTGTGGGAACACCGATATTGACTCCAAGCGCCACTCTGCTTAATTTCGGCACAATTACCGTGAATACAACAGCAAACGCAGCTTTGACAGCAAGAAATACGGGTACCGCAAATCTTACGATAACTTCAGTCACATCCCCTGCGGCTCCGTTTACCAAGATTAGCGACACCTGCACTGGAGCGACACTGATTCCTAATGGAACATGCGCCATTACCGTCCGGTTTGCCCCGACAAATGCGATAGTGTATAACGGGAGCTTTAATATACTTTCGAATGGTGGTAACGCAACAATCTCTCTGACGGGAACAGGAAAGGCATCAGGCGGAGGGATAGGGATGGGGTTTTAG
- a CDS encoding DUF11 domain-containing protein, with protein sequence MYAWGVSFSNGDVITRAKDQLLGVRCVRSKKGGAIGHADLSVTVSDNPDPAVVGNVITYTYTVTNNGPDKAAGVLLEDTLPTGTSFEPAGSNPSCSAADGKVSCLVGNLGATAPGNTAIVVVNITAPMVSGVITNTARVLSDTNDADLSNNTVTENTTIHYRLRVVKLGNGTGTVTSLPVGITCGNDCDETSLPQVTMTLTAVPDTLSIFTGWSGGGCTGVGECVVLVNGDITVNATFAKDVTAPVTTPEPSDGQFRSSVFVTLTCADSETGCDRTYYCLGIGCAPTTVYTGVPIRITFTEDLRFYSIDKAGNSEALVVKTYTEIGQMARNSFFRISDNWLVKAYTTYLAVSDSYQVYVAVLDAQSNILVPVGSVLLPTNPYLVLDSASSADITFVYDEPAGKGYIFSYDHTGAEVISEIFGIRH encoded by the coding sequence ATGTATGCCTGGGGTGTATCCTTCAGCAACGGTGATGTGATAACCCGTGCAAAGGACCAACTCCTCGGTGTGCGCTGTGTGCGTTCGAAGAAGGGCGGGGCTATCGGCCATGCTGACCTCTCAGTAACGGTTTCTGATAACCCTGACCCGGCTGTCGTTGGTAATGTCATAACATACACGTACACAGTGACGAACAACGGTCCTGACAAAGCAGCCGGCGTTCTGCTTGAGGACACACTTCCCACCGGCACGTCTTTTGAGCCTGCAGGGTCAAACCCCTCATGCAGTGCAGCCGACGGCAAGGTTAGTTGCCTTGTCGGAAACCTTGGTGCAACAGCTCCGGGCAATACGGCAATAGTGGTCGTAAACATTACTGCCCCCATGGTGAGCGGAGTGATCACCAACACTGCGCGTGTGCTTTCAGATACAAACGATGCTGATTTATCGAACAATACGGTGACTGAAAACACAACAATTCACTACCGGTTGAGGGTTGTTAAGCTTGGCAACGGGACGGGCACTGTTACCAGTCTTCCTGTGGGGATAACCTGCGGTAATGACTGTGATGAGACTTCCCTGCCGCAGGTGACAATGACCTTGACCGCAGTTCCGGACACATTATCCATATTCACCGGATGGTCAGGAGGCGGCTGTACGGGTGTGGGTGAATGTGTTGTACTGGTTAATGGTGATATAACGGTGAACGCTACGTTTGCGAAAGACGTAACAGCCCCGGTAACAACTCCTGAGCCATCAGACGGACAGTTCAGGTCTTCAGTATTCGTGACACTCACCTGTGCAGATTCTGAAACCGGCTGTGATAGGACATATTATTGTCTTGGGATCGGCTGTGCCCCGACTACTGTTTATACAGGGGTTCCGATCAGAATTACTTTTACAGAAGATCTGCGTTTTTACTCAATTGATAAGGCCGGCAACAGTGAAGCTCTTGTGGTAAAAACCTATACGGAAATCGGCCAGATGGCAAGAAACAGCTTTTTCCGGATATCTGACAATTGGCTTGTGAAGGCCTATACAACCTATTTGGCTGTTTCAGATTCTTACCAGGTATATGTGGCAGTTCTGGATGCACAGAGCAATATTCTGGTCCCGGTTGGGTCCGTATTGCTTCCCACGAACCCGTATCTGGTTCTTGATTCTGCCAGCAGTGCGGATATCACCTTCGTTTATGACGAGCCTGCAGGCAAGGGCTATATTTTCTCGTATGACCATACAGGTGCAGAGGTCATATCTGAGATATTCGGTATACGGCATTGA
- a CDS encoding tandem-95 repeat protein codes for MDRSWKKRRSSRLATYGIAVSLLLGLLCPTAVFAGSLNAPAGPGAQSTTRYTLKNIYDRLNDGTAGTPLPATPFAEPPVGAISPTITGTTDYPLNDIMGLLPALDNTNGALQSEVCNTKTFWGLRTGGWGNITGSRTCNRRPKAVDDSVTTNEDTPSAAIIVLSNDTDDDGDTLTVSTFNTASADGGTVARVGTTQTLSYTPPLNFNGKDSFQYTVSDGSLTDTGTVIVTVTAVNDPPTASNGSFTVTENGILNGNLVGSDPEGSTLTYSIVAAPPHGTVTIIPNTNAFILDASAYEPPTQANVSNDFTFRVNDGTVNSTTATISITITAVNDVPVLAANNLLTVTSGSFAVIQNTSLNVTDVDNTTAQITYTVTTLPTKGQLQLRSSGSGCTGTGTWSAVVVNGTFLQADIDNCDLRYSDTGPASTGTDSFTFTVSDGSGGSIGSTTFNITL; via the coding sequence ATGGATAGATCCTGGAAAAAGAGAAGATCTTCACGGTTGGCAACATATGGAATAGCTGTATCGCTCCTGCTTGGGCTGCTATGCCCGACAGCGGTCTTTGCCGGTTCGCTTAATGCACCGGCTGGCCCTGGGGCGCAGAGCACAACGAGATATACGTTAAAGAATATCTATGACCGATTAAACGACGGTACTGCAGGGACCCCGCTTCCTGCCACACCCTTTGCCGAGCCCCCGGTCGGAGCGATCAGTCCGACCATAACTGGCACGACAGATTATCCTCTGAACGACATTATGGGCCTGCTCCCTGCGCTGGATAACACAAACGGCGCCTTGCAGAGTGAGGTTTGCAATACCAAGACCTTCTGGGGTCTTAGAACCGGTGGCTGGGGTAATATAACAGGAAGTCGCACATGCAACAGACGGCCCAAGGCAGTGGATGACAGCGTTACGACAAATGAAGACACACCGTCAGCAGCGATAATTGTCCTTTCAAACGATACTGATGATGATGGCGATACATTGACCGTATCCACTTTTAACACAGCATCAGCCGATGGGGGTACCGTAGCCAGAGTTGGAACGACCCAGACTCTCTCGTACACCCCCCCCCTCAATTTCAACGGCAAGGACTCGTTTCAGTACACGGTGAGTGACGGCAGCTTAACAGACACAGGCACGGTCATTGTAACCGTAACCGCAGTAAATGATCCGCCGACTGCCTCAAATGGTTCATTCACAGTAACCGAAAACGGGATACTTAACGGAAACCTCGTCGGAAGTGATCCTGAAGGCAGTACCCTGACTTACAGTATTGTTGCTGCACCCCCTCACGGCACAGTTACGATCATTCCTAATACAAATGCATTTATACTTGACGCATCAGCGTATGAGCCACCGACCCAGGCAAATGTTTCTAACGATTTTACGTTTAGGGTAAATGACGGGACAGTAAATTCAACAACTGCAACCATCAGTATTACCATCACTGCAGTCAATGACGTTCCTGTGCTTGCAGCGAATAATCTCCTCACAGTGACTTCCGGCAGTTTTGCTGTTATCCAGAACACTTCTCTTAATGTTACCGATGTTGATAATACTACTGCACAGATTACTTACACGGTGACAACTCTTCCTACAAAGGGACAGCTGCAGTTAAGAAGCAGCGGTTCAGGTTGTACCGGTACAGGTACATGGTCAGCAGTAGTGGTAAACGGGACATTTTTGCAGGCTGATATCGATAATTGCGACTTGAGATATAGTGACACAGGCCCGGCAAGCACAGGCACTGACAGTTTCACGTTTACCGTATCTGACGGTTCAGGCGGGTCAATCGGCTCTACCACTTTTAATATTACCTTATAA
- a CDS encoding putative metal-binding motif-containing protein, with product MVIACFLPAGYISNNTDCNDNDASIHSGVVFYRDADGDGYGNPSVTVIACSLPAGYVSNNTDCDDSNASIYPGAAEICDKKDNDCDGIVDNQCVGDDGKMCRNSHYLKAKNWIIKAYTMRESTGLYSVYLEVIDTTGQRPASAITRMITNPLLISSEGEASDITMVFDEAESAAYMLYTTAAGQVLTKVPVGQ from the coding sequence ATGGTCATTGCCTGCTTTCTTCCTGCCGGATACATCTCCAATAATACTGACTGTAATGACAATGACGCTTCGATCCATTCCGGTGTTGTCTTCTATAGAGACGCTGACGGCGACGGATATGGAAATCCCTCGGTTACGGTTATTGCCTGCTCACTTCCTGCCGGATATGTCTCCAATAATACTGACTGCGATGACAGCAATGCCTCTATTTATCCTGGCGCAGCTGAGATATGTGACAAGAAGGACAATGACTGTGATGGAATAGTGGACAATCAGTGTGTCGGTGATGATGGCAAGATGTGCCGCAACAGTCATTATCTGAAAGCAAAGAATTGGATAATCAAGGCCTATACCATGAGGGAGTCAACCGGGCTCTATTCAGTATACCTTGAGGTTATAGACACGACCGGCCAGCGTCCAGCTTCGGCAATTACCAGGATGATTACGAACCCTCTTCTGATTTCGTCTGAGGGTGAAGCATCGGATATTACGATGGTATTTGATGAGGCCGAATCGGCCGCTTATATGCTGTACACAACAGCTGCCGGACAGGTCCTGACGAAAGTGCCTGTCGGTCAATAG